One part of the Neoarius graeffei isolate fNeoGra1 chromosome 2, fNeoGra1.pri, whole genome shotgun sequence genome encodes these proteins:
- the LOC132881423 gene encoding tripartite motif-containing protein 16-like yields MAEASISVDQDQFLCSVCLDLLKDPVTIHCGHSFCKVCINDCWDQDDKSGVYRCPQCGDTFTPRPVLRRNNMLSEVVEKMKKTEVQAASPAHCYAGPGDVECDFCTERKHKAVRSCLMCVASLCKTHLKPHLEIPALKKHKLVEASGNLQEKICSQHDEVLKIYCRTDQSFICYLCTMHEHRGHDTVAAAAERTEKQSELKEEQMKSQQRIQEKQKKVQELKQAVNTIKLSAQTAVEDSERIFTELSSSMEKKRWEVTELIRDQEKAELSRAERLLEQLEQEIADLQRRVTELEQLSHTHDHIHFLQSFQSLCVSSGREDSPSITVNQHLSFDGVRKSLSDLKKRLEEFCQEEFIKIPEHAAAVQMILPSEPKSREDFLHYFCDLTLDPNTVNYHLILSEKNRVVTYSERNQPHSDHPERFDSYSQVLCKERVCGRCYWEVEWSSKGCVFISVSYKDIRRKGPGNECVFGFNNQSWSLRCSSSLSFYHNSIQTDLRVPSPSRIGVYVDHSAGTLSFYSVSDTMKLLHRVHTTFTQPLYAGFNLPPYGSAVRLCDPK; encoded by the exons atggccgaggccagtatttcagtagatcaGGACCAGTTCCTCTGTTCAGTTTGTCTGgatctactgaaggatccagtgACGATCcactgtggtcacagtttctgtaaggtgtgtattaatgactGCTGGGATCAGGATGATAAGAGCGGAGTTTATCGCTGTCCTCAGTGCGGAGACACTTTCACaccaaggcctgttctacgcagaaacaacatgctgtctgaagtggtggagaaaatgaagaagactgaagtccaagctgcttctcctgctcactgttacgctggacctggagatgtggagtgtgatttctgcaccgagagaaaacacaaagccgtcaGGTCCTGTCTGATGTGTGTGGCTTCCCTTTGTAAAACTCACTTAAAACCTCATCTTGAAATTCCTGCTTTGAAAAAGCACAAGTTAGTCGAAGCTTCTGGAAATctacaagagaagatctgctctcaGCATGATGAAGTGTTGaagatctactgtcgtactgacCAAAGCTTCATCTGTTATCTCTGTACGATGCATGAACACAGAGGTCATGACACAGTCGCAGCTGCAGCGGAAAGAACTGAAAAACAG agtgagttaaaggaggagcagatgaaatcccagcagagaatccaggagaagcagaagaaggtgcaggagctgaaacaggctgtgaacactataaag ctcagtgcacagacagcagtggaggacagtgagaggatctttactgagctgagcagctccatggagaaaaagcgctgggaggtgacggagctgatcagagatcaggagaaggctgaactgagtcgagctgaacgactcctggagcaactggagcaggagattgctgatcttcagaggagagtcactgagctggagcagctttcacacacacacgatcacatccatttcctccag agtttccagtctctctgtgtctcttctgGACGTGAGGACTCACCCAGCATCACtgtcaatcaacatctctcatttgatggagtgaggaaatctctctctgatctgaaaaagagactcgaggaattctgccAGGAGGAATTCATCAAAATCCCTGAACATG ctgcagcagttcagatgaTTTTACCCTCAGAACCAAAGAGCAGAGAAGATTTTCTGCACT ATTTCTgtgatctgactctggatcccaacacagtAAATTAtcacctcattctgtctgagaagaacagagtggTGACGTACAGTGAGAGAAATCAGCcgcactctgatcatccagagagatttgactcctacagtcaggtgttgtgtaaggagagagtgtgtggacgctgttactgggaggtggagtggagcagtAAGGGATGTGTgttcatatcagtctcatataaagacatcagaaGGAAAGGACCGggtaatgagtgtgtgtttggattcaacaatcagtcctggagtctgcggtgttcttcttctctctctttctatcacaACAGCATTcagactgatctcagagttccatccccctccagaataggagtgtatgtggatcacagtgcaggaactctgtccttctacagcgtctctgacacgatgaagctcctccacagagtccacaccacatttactcagcctctatacgctgggttcaATTTACCTCCTTATGGATCAGctgtgagattgtgtgatccaaaataa